CGTTAACAACTAAATAGCCTGAATGCGTTGAGCTATAACAAACCAACATAAACTTATCATTAAAACCTCACAATTAATACGCAAATTTATACTCACTATCGAATCATAAAACAAGATATGCACACATGTTGCAACAAGCACCATACATAGACATAACTATAGCGCAAAAAGTTCACAATATTTCGTTCTTATTAGAAAATAGTTTAGGTCAAGAGTCATAGTATTATacatttacttacaaaaaactCATAATGCAAATTAAAATCTCATTCATACCTGCAACACTGTATAATTTGCACTATGACTTTTGGGAGATTAATAAGATCTTTTCATGCACAGCATCAACTAACTTCATGAGCGCATTAGTATGAGCGGCTAAAGGTCCTCACCTAGAATGAAGATCCATTGAGAACGTATATTTAGATTGACCCAATCACGGACTCCAACCCTAAAGTATCCCAAATAAACTTTGGAATAAGAACCAACCGAAGAAGCTTAATTTCTAGTGATACCATTTTTTTATAGGTCGTTCCCAGAGATATCATTTGCAGACGCACaatcttaaaaacaaaaacgaaTCTAACAAGAAATATCCAGTTAAGAAAACTTGACAACGAAGTGACAAGCATACTGTTTAAAGAGAATCAACATCTAGAAATCGAAAAGCAAGCACATTATCAAAATCAGATCAAGTCCAGAAGATACTCGAgaaatagtaattaaataacTAGTCATCAATTAATCAACACGGCCAACACTCGAAGAGAAGAGACTAATTCATTAAAGTCGCTTCAAAACAATCCCGTAAACGACGAGGCTTAATAGAACACACATAACAACATAAGCATATCATACTAATCAATAAAATACATGCCATAAATCCAGTGATACTAAGCGGATCGTGAGAAACTACCACAAAAACAACAGTCTCAGGGAAATAGGAAAAGGACCGAAGCACATAAGACTCATAATATGGTATAATCTCGACATTACGAAATAAACCCATTAGAAATGTAATCCAAACAGGTTTCTCAGTGGTTCAAAAAACTTCAGATTAAAACGAAAATATGCCTTAAGACAGCTACTAAGATACttgctgaaaagaaaaactgacttgttaataaacaaaatataaactaTCGTGAAAAGACAACAGAGACAGAAACAAATCCAACTCCCCAAAACAAGCCAGAAATGACACCGTTCCGATTCAAAATCTGAGCTTGGTAAAGAACCACCTATTCTTCCCAGACTTGAAGCGCTCCTCGAGCCTCTTCTTGGTCTCCTTGGCGGCCGTGACCTTCTTATCCCTGGACTGGAGGGACTCGGCAGAGACAATGTCCTTGAGATCCACGTCGAGGGTGTAGCGCGTGGGCATCAGGTGCTGGAAGTTTACAAGCTTTATGAAGGCCTTGACGCGGGACTTCTTGGCCGTCTTCTTGGTTGAGTCCTTGCGGATGACCTTGCTGGGATACTTGCTGATCCCGGCGACCAAACAGTGGCCATAGGGGCGATCCCGGGTGCCGTCGTCGAAGGCCCTCACAATTACCGCCTTGCGGCCAGCGTACCGGCCCTGAAGGAGTATCACCGCCTTGTTCGGCTTCAGGAATTTCACCATTTTCCCCCCGGCAAGCGTTTCTCGCTCTCTCGCTCACGGACACTCTCGCCCCCGCTGTGCAATACCTCGAGAAGAAGAGAGAACGATATCCTATATATGCATAGCGATAATGAAACCCTAGCTCTGGGTGGCTCTAGGGTTTAATACATAGTGGGCCTTGGGCTGGACACACTGGGCcgtctctctttttattttatttttttatgttttactttACAGCGTAAAGAATGGGAATAGGTTATTAAGAGAAATTGGATTGTTTATatgatttcttaatattatcaattttattaaCAACCGCTTATGTCATTTCTTGTCTGATTAAGACATTAATGATGTGTTTAATGGACTGCATTTTTGACGAAAAACTGTccttaaaaatatctaaatatgtGAGGAAAGTACAAATAATCCGAAAATAAGAGAATTTGGTAGTTGGATTATaattagggtttttttcctgttaatttgtttgatgtgtgtgttaagatatttttttttttttttgggaagatGCCTCATTTGAGGATTTATGGGCTGGTGGGTGGTcgaaactcaaagaaaaatgctttagtcttaaacaaattttataaacttaaattcacaaattaacgTAATTTGATATAGTATGTTATAttgtaaagttaattttattgtaaaataaatttaatatatcatatatagtcATAtctatttgtgaaatttttttgtggCTGTAGCTAGGGTTaagaacaaatttaaaaattcaactttGTTTCGACCCTACTCCAATTCCAAAAttgtacatatgttataaaaatatgtatttatctatatatttatcatacgtgctagtatagttatatagttatataactacAACTTATATGGTTAAATTccataatatactagtatgagctaattattataaaataatatacttataccataaaaattagactaataatagtttaatatatgtaaatatcatagtattacaaccatacataatcaagtatacgtatataagttagacactagttGGAATGGCATAATTTTTCCTAACAAGCCCGATGGAACTATCTTGCAATCCAAATGCCAAATCCAAACAACTGAGCATTGGACAAACTCCTCGTAAAGACCACGAACCACGATAACAACCTCTGTCTTACATGGAATAAAGGACCCAACAAACTTTTAGCAGTTAAGGGGTCCGAACCACCTCCTGAAGATAAGATAAACTGCAAAAGACaaggaaaattaaaataatgaatccTGActcaatttcaaataaaagatcaGGCAGTTATAAGCCTCAAGGGGGAATCCTTCCGCTCTATAAATATCTCCCACTAGCTACTTCCTACGGGACGAAAAATTGTACTCCCATATTCTATAAGAAATATCACCCAACTCATCTAACTTAGGCATTGAAGAAATTTCTATACACTCTAGGCCTTTTTCTCTCCTTTGGTTGCAAGTCACTAAGTGAGCAGGTGTGTGGAACATGTTATTAACAGTTCCTCTTGTTGTTCCAAGTAGTTCTCCAAAAGAGGAGAAATTGGGGGAACCACTTCACATCCAAGCGACCCTACGAAGTCGACCTCCTGTACAGTGTCCAAGTCAGCCTCAACTTGCACCATAATAGCATCAAGGGAATCAATCAAAGAAGCATCGAGTGAGATAAATCTCATTCGCCGCGCATCGAGAGAGGAGAAAGGGGGCCCCTTTTCGTGGAACTCAACTCATCTGGAGGATTTACCCTAGCACGTGCGGTGGGCATTTCTTGACAATCTTTCCCTCCGCCATTGATGATGATCCCCTTTTTCTACCACAAGACAGGGAAAGGGCACCCTAGAACTAACGACCAATCACATGAGCCCTATTAAGTGAACCCACAAACTTCTTGATGTTGGCATGGGTTAGAAGGTTGTCCGTCCATGTAGAATTGATGTTCTCCTCCGCCCAAATGTGCACTGGATGAAGGTGAGCCTCCTCACAAttggaaaatataattttgaaacCCCGATTATTAGGAACACAACTCAACGCAACTTGAATGGGAAATTCACGGTGACTGGCCTCACTGGGTGGGAACAACCAACCCTCACCAGAGACGAAGAAAAACTTTCGCTGCCAATCCTTAGATGGGAATAACGACGCTTCCATTAAGCCACTCAAATACCAGAGTGAGCCTGAAAGCTACAAAGATTCCCCTCTAGGCACCAAACGCCGTGTGTGAAACCCCTGACTCCCACGTACGGAAATACGAGAATCGTGATGTCGGAATgctgacaacacgggtcatgcACCCCAACGACACATACTAAGTATGTGCACATGCAATAAGTGTGAAACAAAAGTCACAGCGACTAAGTTAAATTTAGTCAACTAAATATCAGAATTACTTAATACAGATTCACTTAAATAAAAGCATTTCAAAAGGTATTATAATTATCCAGTGaaaacatgataaaactaaATATATGATCCAAAAATGGGAAACCAAAGCCAACACACGAGAAAGCAATCCCAGGTCACTTCTCCGGTAGAGCCAAAGCCTCAAGCTCAACgtcctcatctgcatcaaaatctacggtaccataAAACTATAACGCAGGGTGTCAAATACCATGTGATATATGAGTTTTAATAAGTAATCAGCCAAACAACCCACGAGATAAAACCATATTTATATAAccaacatgtatgcatgcacatgcTGAAATATGCATGAGCTTGAAACCattatttttccaaaatgattattttccaacgcacaccaaaattccatttggcccaaaaacaagtCCATTAAAATAATCACccgccattttcccaaaaaatggtccacataaatCCTTTTATCAAAACTTGCAATTTTCCCACAAAATGGTCCATTATCCAATTatcccgtatgcaccatgagtTCCTATAGGgaccatccacacaccctgactcccttcgtcacaccacgggtaacaaCTGTGTGTGTGACTTCATAATGAGGGATGCCCAATTCTAAGCACAGCGCGTttgtggccaagcatcctctagcccccgccagcagaggggccacggagtcggcacGAGAACATTAAGATCCAGTCCGATCCCTtaggatgtcactcagtatattatgcttTCGAGTGATAAgagaagctccaccgagataatgcctcaTTTAATACCAAACACAACATAAAAACACCAAGCATAAACCATTTTCCACAAACAGTCCCATTCTCCAATCAAACCTGACCCCATACTCCTTCGACCCAAGGCTCGGCACAACCAACAGACTGCAAAAAATCGTtagtgcaaaaatatatttaaatctcataaagtTCTTTGGAAAATCACTTGCAGTGACAAAAGGCAACTCTAAAAGATCAAAGGTTATGCCAAAAATGGCAGAGCAGTGGCAGATAGTGTTTTCCAAGTAATGATCGTGGGTTTCAAACTGAGGATTTCAAAGGGGAGCTATGGGAGGATTGGGTTGGCCATGGAGAAGCTCATAAAGGTCAGTGGAGTTAATGGTGGTGGCAAGTGGTTGTGGCTGGCAACGCACCAAGGAGATTGGCCAACTTTGAGAAAAAAGAGGTCATGGGAGAGTGAGGGAAGGTGGAGACACTGTTGGGGGTAGGGAGGCCAGGGAAGACTTGCTGGAGAGAGGGGAAGCTAATGGTGATGGTGGGGTGGTTAGGAGATGGGGGCGGAAGGGAAGAAAAATTGTGGGTCTTGGTGGCCTTCATGGGGGCGAACGACAAAGAGTTAGGAGCTAAGCTTAGTGGAGGATGATGGCTGGCAAGAGGGAAAGttgttgtggtggtggtggcgccAATGGGCGACGCAGAAAATGTACAACCTAAATGGGTTTCACATGGccagcagagagagagagagagagagagagagagagagcgtggagAAGGGAGGCTAGGGTGGGGAAGGTCGCTGGAGGGTGGTGGAGCTGGTGGGCTGGGAGGTGAGATCCAGTGGTGGCGCATGGCAGCATTGGGTCGAGGAGAAGGAAACGTACaatgagggaaagagagaggtgGTAGCGCAAAGGAGAGAAACCagtggagaaggaaaaagaaagaagaaaaagagaaaaaaaaatgaaaaatgaatggGAAGAAATGAAGTTTAATCTTTTCAACTCAGGAtctcaaaactgatccaacgaaaggGATTTCAAAAcgacaatttaaataaaataatttaaatgtagtgactaaataaaataaaataataaaattcaacaataaaacaatgaaataatttagaataaaaagtaatttaaataatgaacaatatttaataacaagaaaacactTTCAATTAAATTTAACAGTTAGAAGTCGTAAAATAATAACAcataaatcatctaaaatttaaaacaaaaaagttcataatcttaataaatgaaacaattatttaattaaaaatatacgtaaatacAAGGTATCACACCGTGAATAGGGTAAAATTTGCGAGCCGTTAAGTCAGGGTATTTATCGCCAGCAAGCTCCAAGACCTACCTTTAGGCAACACAACAAGCCATCAATATCTGCCACACATTATGCATGAGTTGAGTAGGGGCAAGACCTAAGAAATCCAACACGTCACGCACAAGATGGAAGAATGGCAAGCAAAGCCCCATCAGGAACATTACTGAATACAAGGCCACCTAAATAGCCAACCCACTAGCATTAATCGGTCCCCAACGCTATTCTGGCAAGCTCAGGACCATCGAAATAGGGATCCCATAGTGATCCCTTACAAAATCCAAGTACGAGCGAGTGGTGGTGGCTATCAATTGATGGCCATAAAAAACGAGATGCCGACCGACACCAGCCTCCTCAGTTTTGGGAGGAGAGTTGCGAGGTCGTGAAGATCTCCTCCTCATGAAGTAGTTGGACAAGAAGATTTTAGAGGTGCCATAGTAGGGGCAAAAAAGAGCGAGACGAAGGCAATGGGAGGAAGGGAGTACAACAACAAAGGAGAAACctagagaaaaatgaaataacTAATAGAGAAATGAGTACTTGTTAAAGAAATACCATACAACATAAAGGATACAACTCAAAGGAAGGAAACATGTTGAAAATGAACAGAAGGGGAAGTGAAGAGGCACGAAAACAAAACGACGGCCCTAGCGCACAGAATCTAAAGGGGCAAAAGCCTAAATCATGAAGCAGCACCAGTGGAGCGACGTCTCTAACACAGAATTCGAAGGGGCACAAGCCCAAACCTGGAAGCGGCACTGTAAGTACAAGTCACATCACATTGCGATTGATGAGACTTCACATGGTAACTGGAAGGGCTTAATTTTTCCAAACATGCCCAATGATTATGTCATGCAACCCAAATGCCAAACCTAGACAACTGAGCATTGGACGAACTCCTTGAAAAGAACATGGACCATGATAACAACCTCCGTCATTCATGGGATAAAGGACCCAACATACTCTTAGCAACTAAAGGGTCCGAACCGCTTCCCTAAGATAAGGTAAATCGCAAATGACGAGggaaattcaaataataaacccTGACTCAACTTCAAATAAAAGATCAGGCAGTTTTTATAGGGGTAAAGGGGGAATCATTCCGCTCTTTAGATATCTCCCAATGGCTGCTTCTTAAGGGATGAAAAACTTTACTCTCGTATTCTATAAGAAATATCACCTAACTTAtctgactt
This is a stretch of genomic DNA from Carya illinoinensis cultivar Pawnee chromosome 3, C.illinoinensisPawnee_v1, whole genome shotgun sequence. It encodes these proteins:
- the LOC122303304 gene encoding 60S ribosomal protein L27-like gives rise to the protein MVKFLKPNKAVILLQGRYAGRKAVIVRAFDDGTRDRPYGHCLVAGISKYPSKVIRKDSTKKTAKKSRVKAFIKLVNFQHLMPTRYTLDVDLKDIVSAESLQSRDKKVTAAKETKKRLEERFKSGKNRWFFTKLRF